The proteins below come from a single Elgaria multicarinata webbii isolate HBS135686 ecotype San Diego chromosome 11, rElgMul1.1.pri, whole genome shotgun sequence genomic window:
- the MINK1 gene encoding misshapen-like kinase 1 isoform X10: MADPAPARSLDDIDLSALRDPAGIFELVEVVGNGTYGQVYKGRHVKTGQLAAIKVMDVTEDEEEEIKQEINMLKKYSHHRNIATYYGAFIKKSPPGNDDQLWLVMEFCGAGSVTDLVKNTKGNALKEDCIAYICREILRGLAHLHAHKVIHRDIKGQNVLLTENAEVKLVDFGVSAQLDRTVGRRNTFIGTPYWMAPEVIACDENPDATYDYRSDIWSLGITAIEMAEGAPPLCDMHPMRALFLIPRNPPPKLKSKKWSKKFMDFIDNCLIKAYTSRPPTEQLLKFPFIRDQPTERQVRIQLKDHIDRTRKKRGEKDETEYEYSGSEEEDDGRGEEGEPSSIMNVPGESTLRREFLRLQQENKSNSEALKQQQQQLAAQHRDSEAHIKHLLHQRQRRIEEQKEERRRVEEQQRREREQRKLQEKEQQRRLEDMQVMRREEERRQAEREQEYKRKQLEEQRQSERLQRQLQQEHAYLKSLQQQQQQQQQLQKQQQQQQQEKQKQPLYHYNRSANPADKPTWAREVEERTRMNKQNSASPVAKAKLGAPPSSSSSSSSSSGPDSALQPRSESVSLSSSPASQTPPMQRPVEPQEGQHKVPQRTSSIATALNTSGAMSGGVGGGIRPVHAVRASNPDLRRSDPGWERADSLLQAGGANLPQAGSLERNRGGAPLKLDSAPILPQGNKPKADDHRSRPGRPANFVLLKERPEEAAPKPLKKAMDYSSSSEEMDSSEEEEEEEEEAEGEHSETGTDTPGARDGDTDSVSTMVVHDVEDLTGGGSGGSESSYGEGTMLVQRTPEEERGLLHSDSNGYTNLPDVVQPSHSPTEAKSSNGSPSPAKDAPTDYQSRGLVKAPGKSSFTMFVDLGIYQSSPGGGDTIPITAFDPGRLEQLQLEARKGSVVNVNPTNTRPHSDTPEIRKYKKRFNSEILCAALWGVNLLVGTENGLMLLDRSGQGKVYGLINRRRFQQMDVLEGLNLLTTISGKRNKLRVYYLSWLRNKILHNDPEVEKKQGWTTVGDMEGCVHYRVVKYERIKFLVIALKNSVEVYAWAPKPYHKFMAFKSFADLPHRPLLVELTVEEGQRLKVIYGSCAGFHAIDVDSGNNYDIYIPVHIQSQITPHAIIFLPNTEGMEMLLCYEDEGVYVNTYGRIIKDVVLQWGEMPTSVAYICSNQIMGWGEKAIEIRSVETGHLDGVFMHKRAQRLKFLCERNDKVFFASVRSGGSSQVYFMTLNRNCIMNW; encoded by the exons GGCCGCCATGTCAAGACTGGGCAGTTGGCTGCCATCAAAGTCATGGACGTCACCGAG GACGAAGAGGAAGAGATCAAGCAAGAGATCAACATGCTGAAGAAGTACTCGCACCATCGCAACATTGCCACCTACTACGGGGCGTTCATTAAGAAGAGCCCCCCCGGCAACGACGATCAGCTCTGG CTGGTGATGGAGTTCTGCGGTGCTGGCTCGGTGACGGACCTGGTGAAGAACACCAAGGGCAACGCGCTCAAGGAGGACTGCATTGCCTACATCTGCCGGGAGATCCTCAGG GGCCTGGCCCATCTCCATGCCCACAAGGTCATCCACCGAGACATCAAGGGCCAGAACGTCCTTCTCACCGAGAACGCGGAGGTGAAGCTAG TCGATTTCGGGGTCAGCGCTCAGCTGGACCGCACGGTGGGGCGTCGCAACACCTTCATCGGCACCCCGTACTGGATGGCCCCGGAGGTGATCGCCTGTGACGAGAACCCCGATGCCACGTACGACTACAGG AGCGATATCTGGTCGCTGGGGATCACCGCCATCGAGATGGCCGAGGGAGCGCCAC CCCTGTGCGACATGCACCCCATGAGAGCTCTCTTCCTGATCCCCCGCAATCCACCACCCAAGTTGAAATCCAAGAAGTG GTCCAAGAAGTTCATGGACTTCATCGACAACTGCCTGATCAAGGCCTACACCAGCCGCCCCCCCACGGAGCAGCTCCTCAAGTTCCCCTTCATCCGGGATCAGCCCACGGAGCGGCAGGTCCGCATCCAGCTGAAGGACCACATTGACCGCACCCGCaagaagaggggggagaaag ATGAGACGGAATACGAATACAGCGGCAGTGAGGAGGAAGACGATGGGCGGGGCGAGGAAGGGGAGCCCAG CTCCATCATGAACGTGCCGGGCGAGTCGACGCTGCGCCGGGAGTTCCTCCGCCTGCAGCAGGAGAACAAGAGCAACTCGGAGgccctgaagcagcagcagcagcagctggcggCCCAGCACCGCGACTCCGAGGCCCACATCAAGCACCTCCTGCACCAGCGCCAGCGGCGCATCGAGGAGCAGAAGGAGGAGAGGCGGCGGGTGGAAGAG CAGCAGCGCCGGGAGCGGGAGCAGCGGAagctgcaggagaaggagcagcagcggcGCCTGGAGGACATGCAAGTGATGCGCCGGGAGGAGGAGCGCCGCCAGGCCGAGCGGGAGCAG GAGTACAAGCGCAAGCAGCTGGAGGAGCAGCGGCAGTCGGAGCGGCTCCAGCGGCAGCTCCAGCAAGAGCACGCCTACCTGAAGtccctccagcagcagcagcagcagcagcagcagcttcagaagcagcagcagcagcagcagcaggagaagcagaagcagcccttGTACCACTACAACCGCAGCGCCAACCCCGCCGACAAGCCCACCTGGGCACGTGAG GTGGAAGAGCGGACGCGCATGAACAAGCAGAACTCGGCCTCCCCCGTGGCCAAGGCCAAGCTGGGGGCCCccccctcgtcctcctcctcctcctcctcctcctcggggcCGGACTCCGCCCTCCAGCCCCGCTCGGAGTCGGTGTCGCTCAGCTCTTCCCCCGCCTCGCAGACCCCGCCCATGCAGCGCCCGGTGGAGCCCCAGGAGGGGCAGCACAAG GTTCCCCAGCGGACGTCCTCCATAGCAACGGCACTCAACACCAGCGGGGCAATGAGCGGCGGTGTCGGCGGCGGCATCAGGCCGGTCCATGCCGTCCGTGCCAG CAACCCCGACCTGCGGAGGAGTGACCCCGGCTGGGAGCGCGCAGACAGCTTGCTGCAAGCAGGGGGCGCCAACCTACCCCAAGCAGGTTCGCTGGAGCGCAACCGTGGAGGAG CTCCCCTGAAGCTGGACAGTGCCCCCATCCTGCCACAAGGGAACAAGCCCAAGGCGGACGACCATCGCTCCCGGCCCGGCCGGCCAGCA aACTTTGTGCTGCTGAAGGAGCGGCCGGAGGAGGCGGCCCCCAAGCCCCTCAAGAAGGCCATGGACTACTCCTCCTCCAGTGAGGAGATGGACTCCagcgaggaggaagaggaggaggaagaggaggccgaGGGAGAGCACTCTGAGACTGGCACGGACACCCCGGGGGCTCG GGACGGCGACACGGACTCCGTGAGCACGATGGTGGTGCACGATGTGGAGGACTTGAcgggtggcggcagtggcggctCAGAGAGTTCTTACGGcgagggcaccatgttggtgcAGCGG acCCCCGAGGAGGAGCGTGGCCTCCTGCACAGCGACAGCAACGGCTACACCAACCTGCCCGACGTGGTTCAGCCCAGCCACTCGCCCACGGAGGCCAAAAGCAGCAacggctccccctcccctgccaaggACGCACCTACGGAT TACCAGTCTCGGGGGCTCGTCAAGGCGCCTGGGAAAAGCTCCTTCACCATGTTTGTGGACCTCGGCATCTATCAGAGCTCCCCGGGAGGGGGAGACACCATCCCTATcactg CATTTGACCCGGGGCGGCTGGAGCAGCTGCAGCTCGAAGCCCGGAAAGGCTCGGTGGTCAACGTGAACCCCACCAACACGCGGCCCCACAGTGACACGCCGGAGATCCGGAAGTACAAGAAGCGCTTCAACTCGGAGATCCTGTGTGCTGCCCTGtggg GGGTCAACTTGCTGGTGGGAACGGAGAACGGGCTGATGTTGCTGGACCGCAGCGGGCAAGGGAAGGTCTACGGCCTTATCAACCGCCGGCGCTTTCAGCAGATGGACGTCCTGGAAGGGCTCAACCTCCTGACCACCATCTCTG GGAAGAGAAACAAACTCCGTGTCTACTACCTTTCCTGGCTGCGGAACAAGATTTTGCACAACGACCCTGAAGTGGAGAAGAAGCAAGGCTGGACCACCGTGGGGGACATGGAGGGCTGCGTCCACTATCGCGTGG TCAAGTACGAGCGGATCAAGTTCCTGGTTATTGCGCTCAAGAACTCAGTGGAGGTGTACGCCTGGGCCCCGAAGCCCTATCACAAGTTCATGGCCTTCAAG TCTTTTGCTGACCTGCCGCACCGGCCGCTGCTGGTGGAGCTGACCGTGGAGGAAGGCCAGCGGCTCAAAGTGATCTACGGCTCCTGCGCCGGCTTCCACGCCATCGATGTGGACTCAGGGAACAACTACGACATCTATATCCCCGTGCAC atCCAGTCGCAGATCACCCCCCACGCCATCATCTTCCTGCCCAACACGGAAGGGATGGAGATGCTGCTTTGCTACGAGGACGAGGGCGTCTACGTCAACACCTACGGGCGCATCATCAAGGACGTGGTGCTGCAGTGGGGAGAGATGCCCACCTCCGTAG CGTACATCTGCTCCAACCAGATCATGGGCTGGGGGGAGAAAGCCATTGAGATCCGCTCGGTGGAGACGGGCCACCTGGACGGCGTCTTCATGCACAAGCGGGCCCAGCGGCTGAAGTTCCTGTGTGAGCGCAACGACAAG gtgTTCTTTGCCTCGGTGCGCTCTGGGGGCAGCAGCCAGGTGTACTTCATGACGCTGAACAGGAACTGCATCATGAACTGGtga
- the MINK1 gene encoding misshapen-like kinase 1 isoform X3, with protein MADPAPARSLDDIDLSALRDPAGIFELVEVVGNGTYGQVYKGRHVKTGQLAAIKVMDVTEDEEEEIKQEINMLKKYSHHRNIATYYGAFIKKSPPGNDDQLWLVMEFCGAGSVTDLVKNTKGNALKEDCIAYICREILRGLAHLHAHKVIHRDIKGQNVLLTENAEVKLVDFGVSAQLDRTVGRRNTFIGTPYWMAPEVIACDENPDATYDYRSDIWSLGITAIEMAEGAPPLCDMHPMRALFLIPRNPPPKLKSKKWSKKFMDFIDNCLIKAYTSRPPTEQLLKFPFIRDQPTERQVRIQLKDHIDRTRKKRGEKDETEYEYSGSEEEDDGRGEEGEPSSIMNVPGESTLRREFLRLQQENKSNSEALKQQQQQLAAQHRDSEAHIKHLLHQRQRRIEEQKEERRRVEEQQRREREQRKLQEKEQQRRLEDMQVMRREEERRQAEREQEYIRHKLEEEQRQLEILQQQLLQEQALLLEYKRKQLEEQRQSERLQRQLQQEHAYLKSLQQQQQQQQQLQKQQQQQQQEKQKQPLYHYNRSANPADKPTWAREVEERTRMNKQNSASPVAKAKLGAPPSSSSSSSSSSGPDSALQPRSESVSLSSSPASQTPPMQRPVEPQEGQHKSHLAHRVPLKPYAAPVPRSQSLQDQPSKNMAAFPVHDSASSSSAPSPPRAGMIRQNSDPTSEGPAPQPSRPTAEQRGPWVKLDPEPPPKVPQRTSSIATALNTSGAMSGGVGGGIRPVHAVRASNPDLRRSDPGWERADSLLQAGGANLPQAGSLERNRGGAPLKLDSAPILPQGNKPKADDHRSRPGRPASYKRAIGENFVLLKERPEEAAPKPLKKAMDYSSSSEEMDSSEEEEEEEEEAEGEHSETGTDTPGARDGDTDSVSTMVVHDVEDLTGGGSGGSESSYGEGTMLVQRTPEEERGLLHSDSNGYTNLPDVVQPSHSPTEAKSSNGSPSPAKDAPTDYQSRGLVKAPGKSSFTMFVDLGIYQSSPGGGDTIPITAFDPGRLEQLQLEARKGSVVNVNPTNTRPHSDTPEIRKYKKRFNSEILCAALWGVNLLVGTENGLMLLDRSGQGKVYGLINRRRFQQMDVLEGLNLLTTISGKRNKLRVYYLSWLRNKILHNDPEVEKKQGWTTVGDMEGCVHYRVVKYERIKFLVIALKNSVEVYAWAPKPYHKFMAFKSFADLPHRPLLVELTVEEGQRLKVIYGSCAGFHAIDVDSGNNYDIYIPVHIQSQITPHAIIFLPNTEGMEMLLCYEDEGVYVNTYGRIIKDVVLQWGEMPTSVAYICSNQIMGWGEKAIEIRSVETGHLDGVFMHKRAQRLKFLCERNDKVFFASVRSGGSSQVYFMTLNRNCIMNW; from the exons GGCCGCCATGTCAAGACTGGGCAGTTGGCTGCCATCAAAGTCATGGACGTCACCGAG GACGAAGAGGAAGAGATCAAGCAAGAGATCAACATGCTGAAGAAGTACTCGCACCATCGCAACATTGCCACCTACTACGGGGCGTTCATTAAGAAGAGCCCCCCCGGCAACGACGATCAGCTCTGG CTGGTGATGGAGTTCTGCGGTGCTGGCTCGGTGACGGACCTGGTGAAGAACACCAAGGGCAACGCGCTCAAGGAGGACTGCATTGCCTACATCTGCCGGGAGATCCTCAGG GGCCTGGCCCATCTCCATGCCCACAAGGTCATCCACCGAGACATCAAGGGCCAGAACGTCCTTCTCACCGAGAACGCGGAGGTGAAGCTAG TCGATTTCGGGGTCAGCGCTCAGCTGGACCGCACGGTGGGGCGTCGCAACACCTTCATCGGCACCCCGTACTGGATGGCCCCGGAGGTGATCGCCTGTGACGAGAACCCCGATGCCACGTACGACTACAGG AGCGATATCTGGTCGCTGGGGATCACCGCCATCGAGATGGCCGAGGGAGCGCCAC CCCTGTGCGACATGCACCCCATGAGAGCTCTCTTCCTGATCCCCCGCAATCCACCACCCAAGTTGAAATCCAAGAAGTG GTCCAAGAAGTTCATGGACTTCATCGACAACTGCCTGATCAAGGCCTACACCAGCCGCCCCCCCACGGAGCAGCTCCTCAAGTTCCCCTTCATCCGGGATCAGCCCACGGAGCGGCAGGTCCGCATCCAGCTGAAGGACCACATTGACCGCACCCGCaagaagaggggggagaaag ATGAGACGGAATACGAATACAGCGGCAGTGAGGAGGAAGACGATGGGCGGGGCGAGGAAGGGGAGCCCAG CTCCATCATGAACGTGCCGGGCGAGTCGACGCTGCGCCGGGAGTTCCTCCGCCTGCAGCAGGAGAACAAGAGCAACTCGGAGgccctgaagcagcagcagcagcagctggcggCCCAGCACCGCGACTCCGAGGCCCACATCAAGCACCTCCTGCACCAGCGCCAGCGGCGCATCGAGGAGCAGAAGGAGGAGAGGCGGCGGGTGGAAGAG CAGCAGCGCCGGGAGCGGGAGCAGCGGAagctgcaggagaaggagcagcagcggcGCCTGGAGGACATGCAAGTGATGCGCCGGGAGGAGGAGCGCCGCCAGGCCGAGCGGGAGCAG GAATATATCAGGCACAAGTTAGAGGAGGAGCAGAGGCAGCTAGAGAtcctgcagcagcagctcctccaggagcaggccctgctcTTG GAGTACAAGCGCAAGCAGCTGGAGGAGCAGCGGCAGTCGGAGCGGCTCCAGCGGCAGCTCCAGCAAGAGCACGCCTACCTGAAGtccctccagcagcagcagcagcagcagcagcagcttcagaagcagcagcagcagcagcagcaggagaagcagaagcagcccttGTACCACTACAACCGCAGCGCCAACCCCGCCGACAAGCCCACCTGGGCACGTGAG GTGGAAGAGCGGACGCGCATGAACAAGCAGAACTCGGCCTCCCCCGTGGCCAAGGCCAAGCTGGGGGCCCccccctcgtcctcctcctcctcctcctcctcctcggggcCGGACTCCGCCCTCCAGCCCCGCTCGGAGTCGGTGTCGCTCAGCTCTTCCCCCGCCTCGCAGACCCCGCCCATGCAGCGCCCGGTGGAGCCCCAGGAGGGGCAGCACAAG AGCCACCTGGCCCACCGCGTCCCGCTCAAACCCTACGCTGCCCCCGTCCCTCGCTCCCAGTCGCTGCAGGACCAGCCCAGCAAGAACATGGCCGCTTTCCCTGTCCATgactccgcctcttcctcctccgccccctccccaccgcGAGCGGGCATGATCCGGCAGAACTCCGACCCCACCTCGGAGGGGCCTGCCCCACAGCCGTCCAGGCCCACCGCTGAGCAGCGAGGACCCTGGGTCAAACTGGATCCCGAGCCCCCCCCCAAG GTTCCCCAGCGGACGTCCTCCATAGCAACGGCACTCAACACCAGCGGGGCAATGAGCGGCGGTGTCGGCGGCGGCATCAGGCCGGTCCATGCCGTCCGTGCCAG CAACCCCGACCTGCGGAGGAGTGACCCCGGCTGGGAGCGCGCAGACAGCTTGCTGCAAGCAGGGGGCGCCAACCTACCCCAAGCAGGTTCGCTGGAGCGCAACCGTGGAGGAG CTCCCCTGAAGCTGGACAGTGCCCCCATCCTGCCACAAGGGAACAAGCCCAAGGCGGACGACCATCGCTCCCGGCCCGGCCGGCCAGCA AGCTATAAGCGGGCAATCGGAGAG aACTTTGTGCTGCTGAAGGAGCGGCCGGAGGAGGCGGCCCCCAAGCCCCTCAAGAAGGCCATGGACTACTCCTCCTCCAGTGAGGAGATGGACTCCagcgaggaggaagaggaggaggaagaggaggccgaGGGAGAGCACTCTGAGACTGGCACGGACACCCCGGGGGCTCG GGACGGCGACACGGACTCCGTGAGCACGATGGTGGTGCACGATGTGGAGGACTTGAcgggtggcggcagtggcggctCAGAGAGTTCTTACGGcgagggcaccatgttggtgcAGCGG acCCCCGAGGAGGAGCGTGGCCTCCTGCACAGCGACAGCAACGGCTACACCAACCTGCCCGACGTGGTTCAGCCCAGCCACTCGCCCACGGAGGCCAAAAGCAGCAacggctccccctcccctgccaaggACGCACCTACGGAT TACCAGTCTCGGGGGCTCGTCAAGGCGCCTGGGAAAAGCTCCTTCACCATGTTTGTGGACCTCGGCATCTATCAGAGCTCCCCGGGAGGGGGAGACACCATCCCTATcactg CATTTGACCCGGGGCGGCTGGAGCAGCTGCAGCTCGAAGCCCGGAAAGGCTCGGTGGTCAACGTGAACCCCACCAACACGCGGCCCCACAGTGACACGCCGGAGATCCGGAAGTACAAGAAGCGCTTCAACTCGGAGATCCTGTGTGCTGCCCTGtggg GGGTCAACTTGCTGGTGGGAACGGAGAACGGGCTGATGTTGCTGGACCGCAGCGGGCAAGGGAAGGTCTACGGCCTTATCAACCGCCGGCGCTTTCAGCAGATGGACGTCCTGGAAGGGCTCAACCTCCTGACCACCATCTCTG GGAAGAGAAACAAACTCCGTGTCTACTACCTTTCCTGGCTGCGGAACAAGATTTTGCACAACGACCCTGAAGTGGAGAAGAAGCAAGGCTGGACCACCGTGGGGGACATGGAGGGCTGCGTCCACTATCGCGTGG TCAAGTACGAGCGGATCAAGTTCCTGGTTATTGCGCTCAAGAACTCAGTGGAGGTGTACGCCTGGGCCCCGAAGCCCTATCACAAGTTCATGGCCTTCAAG TCTTTTGCTGACCTGCCGCACCGGCCGCTGCTGGTGGAGCTGACCGTGGAGGAAGGCCAGCGGCTCAAAGTGATCTACGGCTCCTGCGCCGGCTTCCACGCCATCGATGTGGACTCAGGGAACAACTACGACATCTATATCCCCGTGCAC atCCAGTCGCAGATCACCCCCCACGCCATCATCTTCCTGCCCAACACGGAAGGGATGGAGATGCTGCTTTGCTACGAGGACGAGGGCGTCTACGTCAACACCTACGGGCGCATCATCAAGGACGTGGTGCTGCAGTGGGGAGAGATGCCCACCTCCGTAG CGTACATCTGCTCCAACCAGATCATGGGCTGGGGGGAGAAAGCCATTGAGATCCGCTCGGTGGAGACGGGCCACCTGGACGGCGTCTTCATGCACAAGCGGGCCCAGCGGCTGAAGTTCCTGTGTGAGCGCAACGACAAG gtgTTCTTTGCCTCGGTGCGCTCTGGGGGCAGCAGCCAGGTGTACTTCATGACGCTGAACAGGAACTGCATCATGAACTGGtga